In Natrinema amylolyticum, the following are encoded in one genomic region:
- the leuD gene encoding 3-isopropylmalate dehydratase small subunit, with translation MSDEVEIPEVNYVAGSGIPIRGNDIDTDQIIPARFMKVVTFDGLGEFAFFDLRFDDDDNQKEHPFNEDRFQDSSVMVVNSNFGCGSSREHAPQALMRWGIDAIIGESFAEIFAGNCLALGIPTVTADSETIEDLQDWVDANPDAEIDIDIEAEEVTYGDETIDVTVDDAQRKALVEGVWDTTALMKSNAGAVREKARELPYVDDAAIPEAE, from the coding sequence ATGAGCGACGAAGTCGAAATTCCGGAAGTCAACTACGTTGCCGGCTCGGGCATCCCGATTCGGGGCAACGACATCGACACCGACCAGATCATCCCCGCGCGGTTCATGAAGGTCGTCACCTTCGACGGGCTGGGCGAGTTCGCGTTCTTCGATCTGCGGTTCGACGACGACGACAATCAGAAGGAGCATCCGTTCAACGAGGACCGATTTCAGGATTCCTCGGTGATGGTCGTCAACAGCAACTTCGGCTGTGGCTCCTCCCGCGAGCACGCGCCCCAGGCACTGATGCGCTGGGGCATCGACGCGATCATCGGCGAGAGCTTCGCCGAGATCTTCGCGGGGAACTGTCTGGCGCTCGGCATTCCGACCGTGACCGCCGATAGCGAGACGATCGAGGACCTCCAGGACTGGGTCGACGCGAACCCCGACGCCGAGATCGACATCGATATCGAGGCCGAGGAAGTGACCTACGGCGACGAAACGATCGACGTCACCGTCGACGACGCCCAGCGCAAGGCCCTCGTCGAGGGCGTCTGGGACACGACGGCGCTGATGAAATCGAACGCCGGTGCGGTCCGCGAGAAGGCTCGAGAACTGCCGTACGTCGACGACGCGGCGATCCCCGAAGCCGAGTAG
- a CDS encoding DMT family transporter codes for MSRSLDVGLFLLLAVLWGLSFPAISIGLEYLPPLLFAAARYDIAAVLLLIAAVVRVDEWRPTARNDLLAVAGGGVFLIAGNGLLFLGQQTVPSGVAAILQGLVPIVTALWAIPLLGERLSLLGAVGAAIGFLGVGLVIQPDPGNLLAGDTASRLLIVGQVCSVALGGVLIQRAGPTLERLPLVGWSMLVGGLVLHGVSLGSGELPSADVLGPVSVSALLYLGVFATAIAFMIYFAILEEHGAFEAALIGYLVPIVATVASVFLLGEEISALTVAGFGLVAVGFALLKRRAIADAVGFSTGVGSP; via the coding sequence ATGTCTCGTTCCCTCGACGTGGGGCTCTTCCTGTTGCTCGCCGTCCTCTGGGGGCTCTCCTTTCCGGCGATTTCGATCGGTCTCGAGTACCTCCCGCCGCTGCTGTTCGCGGCCGCTCGCTACGATATCGCGGCGGTCCTGTTACTGATCGCGGCCGTCGTTCGAGTCGACGAGTGGCGGCCGACCGCACGGAACGACCTGCTGGCGGTCGCGGGCGGCGGCGTCTTCCTCATCGCCGGGAACGGCCTCCTCTTTCTCGGCCAGCAGACGGTGCCGAGCGGCGTCGCCGCGATCCTGCAGGGACTGGTGCCGATCGTGACCGCACTGTGGGCGATCCCGCTCCTGGGCGAGCGGCTCTCGCTGCTCGGGGCCGTCGGCGCGGCTATCGGCTTTCTGGGCGTCGGCCTCGTCATCCAGCCCGATCCCGGGAACCTGCTGGCGGGCGACACCGCCTCGCGACTGCTCATCGTCGGGCAGGTCTGCAGCGTCGCGCTCGGCGGCGTCCTGATCCAGCGGGCCGGCCCGACGCTCGAGCGACTGCCGCTGGTCGGCTGGTCGATGCTCGTCGGCGGACTCGTGTTGCACGGCGTCAGCCTCGGTTCCGGCGAGTTACCGAGTGCCGACGTCCTCGGTCCCGTCTCCGTGAGTGCCCTGCTCTACCTCGGGGTGTTCGCGACCGCCATCGCGTTCATGATCTACTTCGCCATCCTCGAGGAACACGGCGCGTTCGAGGCGGCATTGATCGGCTATCTGGTCCCGATCGTCGCGACAGTCGCGAGCGTCTTCCTGCTCGGCGAGGAGATCAGCGCGCTGACGGTCGCCGGCTTCGGCTTGGTCGCCGTCGGCTTCGCCCTGCTCAAGCGGCGCGCGATCGCCGACGCGGTGGGGTTCTCGACGGGCGTCGGCAGTCCGTGA
- a CDS encoding glycoside hydrolase family 3 N-terminal domain-containing protein — translation MRKDDRSRSDAGLTRRTALKTGALTSTSLFLGTIGAGSAAADEDDPASIVEEMTLEEKVSRTHGADGGPEGIAGYLQGVERLDVSGMGMADSPTGVVAADPATDFPHPIAAAATFNPTLIESEGRAIAREAKALDVSVLLGPSMDTFRVPLHSRAGETYGEDPYLASRMAAAFTGAVQSEGVIATLKHFVAYNQTRATGDVYDYYSTSEHDVRVGERALRELYLPPFEAGVREGDAGAVMPAYNRINGTFSSEHPELLTDVLRDEWGFDGFVVSDWGGTHSTVDAAEAGLDVEMPSEEYFGETLAEAVEAGDIDESVVDEMVRRTLTSQAEIGALEGDRIGSEPAHGTDEHFELAERMTEEGTVLLKNEDDVLPLDESEIEEVALVGPSPEEFKNSVGGSDAVPAIRRRGPVDGIKAVVGKAVDVTAVETDRRELVEADDGFAYEYYDGENFDGEPTETGSVSAVDFDDDAAAAVWEGTVTAPESGSFGLALTSQGESTLYVDGDVVAENLGGGFAGPNTVKTAVNLEEGVEYDLRVEAVGGSPVRFEWNPPAALDDAVAAAGDADAAVVLAQSNTTYGDDRIQFGLPSNQNALVERVADANDETVVLLNTESPVAMPWIDSVSSIFQLWFPGQEAGTAVANLLFGRTTPSGKSPVTFARDLEDYLPGEIDVVPNDARAYPGVDGTVHYDEGVFVGYRHFDERDIEPVFPFGHGESYAEFAYSDLELEANDDGLDVSLTVANDGDYDGKEAVQLYVSDVDASVDRPKRELAAIEKVSVTAGESERVTLRVDHDDLAFYDADGGEWVVEPGAFDVAVGRSSRDLRLEGTFEVDDELSIVLEEESDEPDGTGDDDGEEDEDGSDETNDTDETGDDTGADDGTPGFGVPAGITGLVGGLLAAKRAGSTGDEAAEE, via the coding sequence ATGAGGAAGGATGATCGGTCTCGCTCGGACGCGGGACTCACCCGACGAACCGCACTGAAAACCGGCGCCCTGACATCGACGAGCCTGTTCCTCGGAACGATCGGTGCCGGTAGCGCCGCGGCCGACGAGGACGACCCGGCATCGATCGTCGAGGAGATGACGCTGGAAGAGAAGGTGAGCCGGACCCACGGCGCCGACGGCGGCCCGGAGGGGATCGCCGGCTATCTGCAGGGCGTCGAACGGCTCGACGTCTCGGGAATGGGGATGGCGGACTCGCCGACCGGGGTCGTCGCCGCCGATCCCGCGACGGACTTTCCGCATCCGATCGCGGCGGCGGCGACGTTCAATCCGACGCTGATCGAATCCGAGGGGAGAGCGATCGCCCGCGAGGCGAAAGCCCTCGACGTCTCGGTGCTCCTCGGGCCGTCGATGGACACGTTCAGGGTCCCGCTGCACAGCCGCGCCGGCGAGACCTACGGCGAGGACCCGTACCTCGCCTCGAGGATGGCCGCGGCGTTCACCGGCGCCGTTCAGTCCGAGGGAGTCATCGCGACGCTGAAACACTTCGTCGCGTACAACCAGACGCGGGCGACGGGCGACGTCTACGACTACTATTCGACGTCGGAACACGACGTGCGCGTCGGCGAGCGGGCGCTCCGCGAGCTCTACCTCCCGCCGTTCGAGGCCGGTGTGAGGGAGGGGGACGCCGGTGCGGTCATGCCGGCGTACAACCGGATCAACGGGACGTTCTCCTCGGAACACCCCGAACTGCTGACCGACGTGCTCAGAGACGAGTGGGGTTTCGACGGGTTCGTCGTTTCGGACTGGGGCGGAACTCACAGCACGGTCGACGCCGCCGAGGCCGGACTGGACGTGGAGATGCCGAGCGAGGAGTACTTCGGGGAGACGCTGGCCGAGGCCGTGGAGGCCGGCGACATCGACGAGTCCGTCGTCGACGAGATGGTTCGCCGGACACTGACGTCGCAAGCCGAAATCGGCGCGCTCGAGGGCGACCGGATCGGGAGCGAGCCCGCTCACGGAACTGACGAACACTTCGAACTCGCCGAACGGATGACCGAGGAGGGGACGGTACTCCTGAAAAACGAGGACGACGTTCTTCCGCTCGACGAGAGCGAGATCGAAGAGGTCGCGCTCGTCGGGCCGTCCCCGGAGGAGTTCAAGAACAGCGTCGGCGGGAGCGACGCCGTCCCGGCCATCCGTCGCCGCGGTCCAGTCGACGGTATCAAAGCGGTCGTCGGAAAGGCGGTCGACGTGACGGCCGTCGAGACGGACCGTCGAGAGCTCGTCGAAGCCGACGACGGGTTCGCGTACGAGTACTACGACGGGGAGAACTTCGACGGCGAACCGACTGAAACCGGATCGGTCTCCGCCGTCGACTTTGACGACGACGCTGCGGCGGCCGTCTGGGAGGGAACGGTGACCGCGCCCGAATCGGGATCGTTCGGACTCGCACTCACCAGTCAGGGAGAGAGCACCCTGTACGTCGACGGCGACGTCGTGGCGGAGAACCTGGGTGGCGGATTCGCCGGACCGAACACCGTCAAGACCGCAGTCAACCTCGAGGAAGGGGTCGAGTACGACCTCCGCGTCGAAGCGGTCGGTGGCTCGCCCGTTCGGTTCGAGTGGAACCCGCCCGCCGCCCTTGACGACGCGGTCGCGGCCGCCGGCGACGCGGACGCGGCCGTCGTTCTCGCGCAGTCGAACACCACCTACGGCGACGATCGCATCCAGTTTGGGCTTCCGAGCAATCAGAACGCGCTCGTCGAGCGCGTCGCCGACGCGAACGACGAGACGGTCGTCCTCCTCAATACCGAATCGCCGGTCGCGATGCCGTGGATCGATTCGGTCTCGTCGATCTTCCAACTCTGGTTCCCCGGACAGGAGGCCGGCACCGCCGTCGCGAACCTCCTGTTCGGACGCACGACGCCGTCCGGGAAGTCACCCGTGACGTTCGCGCGTGACCTCGAGGACTACCTCCCGGGCGAGATCGACGTCGTCCCCAACGACGCGCGGGCGTACCCCGGCGTCGACGGGACGGTGCACTACGACGAGGGCGTCTTCGTCGGCTACCGTCACTTCGACGAACGCGATATCGAGCCGGTGTTCCCCTTCGGCCACGGCGAGTCGTACGCCGAGTTCGCGTATTCGGACCTCGAGTTAGAGGCGAACGACGACGGCCTCGACGTCTCCCTCACCGTCGCGAACGACGGCGACTACGACGGGAAGGAGGCCGTCCAGCTCTACGTCAGTGACGTCGACGCGAGCGTCGACCGCCCGAAGCGAGAGCTCGCCGCGATCGAGAAGGTCTCCGTAACTGCCGGCGAGAGCGAGCGAGTGACGCTCCGCGTCGACCACGACGATCTCGCGTTCTACGACGCGGACGGCGGCGAGTGGGTCGTCGAACCCGGCGCCTTCGACGTCGCCGTCGGCCGATCGTCCCGCGATCTCCGCCTCGAGGGTACCTTCGAGGTCGACGACGAGCTGTCGATCGTCCTCGAGGAGGAATCCGACGAACCGGACGGAACGGGCGACGATGATGGAGAGGAGGACGAGGACGGCTCGGACGAAACGAACGACACGGACGAAACCGGCGACGACACCGGTGCAGACGACGGCACCCCTGGGTTCGGCGTCCCGGCCGGAATCACGGGACTGGTCGGCGGGCTACTGGCCGCCAAGCGGGCCGGCTCGACCGGAGACGAGGCCGCCGAAGAGTAA
- the leuB gene encoding 3-isopropylmalate dehydrogenase gives MTHEIAVIPGDGIGQEVTPAAVEVLEALEIDFEFVEADAGDAVKAETGEALPQETYDLAASADATLFGAAGETAADVILPLRTAVDSFVNVRPAKAYPGVDAVRPETDLIFLRENTEGVYAGHEDRLTQDVSTLTRVVTESASERLAEFACEYVSGDEHDGFSIVHKANVMRETDGLFRDTVKSVADEHGVETDQVLMDAFATRVCLDPEQFDVVVCPNLAGDVLSDLAAGLVGGLGLLPSANIGPDRALFEPVHGTAPDIAGEGVANPAATIVSAAMLLEYLGYDEESAAVHEAVEATLEDGPRTPDLGGDASTEDVTAAIIDRL, from the coding sequence ATGACTCACGAGATCGCCGTCATCCCGGGCGACGGAATCGGACAGGAAGTGACACCCGCAGCGGTCGAGGTGCTCGAGGCCCTCGAGATCGACTTCGAGTTCGTCGAGGCCGACGCCGGCGACGCGGTAAAGGCGGAGACGGGCGAGGCGCTGCCCCAGGAGACCTACGACCTCGCGGCGTCGGCGGACGCGACGCTGTTCGGTGCGGCCGGCGAGACGGCCGCGGACGTCATCCTACCGCTCCGGACGGCGGTCGACTCGTTCGTCAACGTCCGCCCCGCGAAGGCGTATCCGGGCGTCGACGCCGTCCGCCCCGAAACGGACCTGATCTTCCTCCGCGAAAACACCGAGGGCGTCTACGCGGGTCACGAGGATCGACTGACCCAGGACGTCTCGACGCTCACCCGGGTCGTCACGGAGTCGGCCTCCGAACGGCTCGCCGAGTTCGCCTGTGAGTACGTCTCCGGGGACGAGCACGACGGCTTCTCGATCGTCCACAAGGCGAACGTCATGCGCGAGACGGACGGTCTCTTCCGCGACACGGTCAAATCGGTCGCCGACGAGCACGGCGTCGAGACCGATCAGGTCCTGATGGACGCCTTCGCGACGCGGGTCTGTCTCGACCCCGAACAGTTCGACGTCGTCGTCTGTCCGAACCTCGCGGGCGACGTGCTCTCGGATCTGGCCGCCGGACTCGTCGGCGGTCTCGGCCTGCTCCCCTCGGCCAACATCGGTCCCGACCGCGCCCTGTTCGAACCCGTCCACGGCACCGCGCCCGACATCGCCGGCGAGGGCGTCGCGAACCCCGCCGCGACGATCGTCTCCGCCGCCATGCTGCTCGAGTATCTGGGCTACGACGAGGAGAGCGCGGCCGTCCACGAGGCCGTCGAGGCCACGCTCGAGGACGGGCCGCGGACGCCCGATCTGGGCGGTGACGCCTCGACCGAAGACGTGACCGCAGCGATCATCGACCGGCTGTAA
- a CDS encoding MFS transporter produces the protein MDRNDRAVTAFAMLGHATFHTYELVIPIFVVSWLEAFSTTTAFLGGIVGASYALIGVGALPTGLLADRFSSKRLILACLLGMGGAFAIVAVAPNIAVLTVGLFLWGAAASLYHPAGLALLSRGAKERGTAFAYHGAAGNVGVATGPLLAAVLLAFVGWRTVAALLLVPVLLAAVVGTRLEFDETAGSSARGTDDDTADRERPRSLAAFVASSRRLFTVGFALVFATGILYGVYYRATFTFLPDILADLPLFDPVSLVGRLFDPSQYVYSGLLLVGGVGQYVGGKLVDRARLETVLLGGYAALSVVALAFVPSTNAGLVPLLVVAGALGFLTFMIAPVNQEAISAYTPVGARGLSFGYSYAAIFGVGAVGSSLAGLILTRSTPAALFAVVAACAAIAALIGGTLRRRSGRRTRDGVTADD, from the coding sequence ATGGATCGGAACGACAGGGCCGTGACCGCCTTCGCCATGCTCGGCCACGCCACGTTCCACACCTACGAACTCGTCATTCCGATCTTCGTCGTCAGCTGGCTCGAGGCGTTTTCGACGACGACCGCATTTCTGGGCGGAATCGTCGGCGCGAGCTACGCCCTGATCGGCGTCGGCGCGCTCCCGACGGGGCTGCTCGCCGACAGATTCAGTTCCAAGCGGCTCATTCTCGCCTGTCTACTCGGGATGGGTGGTGCCTTCGCGATCGTCGCCGTCGCGCCGAATATTGCCGTTCTGACGGTCGGATTGTTCCTGTGGGGGGCCGCGGCGAGCCTCTATCACCCGGCCGGCCTGGCGCTGCTCAGCCGCGGGGCGAAAGAGCGGGGCACCGCCTTCGCGTACCACGGCGCTGCGGGCAACGTCGGCGTCGCGACCGGTCCGCTGCTCGCGGCGGTCCTGCTGGCGTTCGTCGGCTGGCGAACCGTCGCCGCCCTGCTCCTGGTTCCGGTCCTCCTCGCGGCGGTCGTCGGAACCCGCCTGGAGTTCGACGAGACCGCCGGCAGTTCGGCTCGCGGGACGGACGACGATACCGCGGACCGCGAGCGACCGCGCAGCCTCGCGGCGTTCGTCGCCAGTTCGCGGCGGCTGTTCACCGTCGGCTTCGCCCTCGTCTTCGCGACGGGAATCCTCTACGGCGTCTACTACCGGGCGACGTTTACCTTCCTGCCGGACATCCTCGCGGACCTGCCGCTGTTCGATCCGGTCTCGCTCGTCGGCCGCTTGTTCGACCCCAGTCAATACGTCTACTCCGGGCTCTTGTTGGTGGGCGGGGTCGGCCAGTACGTCGGGGGCAAGCTCGTCGACCGCGCACGACTCGAGACCGTCCTCCTGGGCGGCTACGCCGCGCTGTCGGTCGTCGCGCTCGCGTTCGTTCCGTCGACGAACGCGGGCCTCGTCCCGCTGTTGGTCGTCGCCGGGGCCCTCGGATTCCTCACCTTCATGATCGCGCCGGTCAATCAAGAGGCGATTTCGGCGTACACTCCGGTCGGCGCGCGAGGCCTCTCCTTTGGCTACTCGTACGCGGCGATCTTCGGCGTCGGTGCGGTCGGATCGTCGCTCGCGGGTCTCATCCTGACGCGGTCGACGCCGGCGGCGCTGTTCGCCGTCGTCGCCGCCTGCGCCGCGATCGCCGCCCTCATCGGCGGGACGCTCCGCCGCCGCTCCGGGCGGCGAACTCGAGACGGCGTCACCGCGGACGACTGA
- a CDS encoding alpha/beta fold hydrolase produces the protein MTRDDTLVGVDSRTVDTDRLETHYLESGGNDRATDEGRTIVFLHGNVSSSRFFEDVMADLPGRHHAIAPDLRGYGDSETKPIDATNGLGDFEGDVRALVDELDLERPFVLVGWSNGGGAAMRYAIDHPDDVADLVLVNPLSPYGFGGTKDVEGTPCFDDYAGSGGGIGNDGFVAGLENRDRSEEGQTSPRKVLRTYYVDPTHEFDDDREESYLTGMLDTVTGDEHYPGSSKPSDNWPGIAPGETGVNNAISPKYCDLERITEIDPDEKPPVLWIRGDSDQIVSNASLFDLGTLGRMGELPDWPGEDVFPPQPMVDQTRAVLETYADRGGEFEEVVFGNTGHTPHLEVPGDFLDRLESVLDG, from the coding sequence ATGACTCGAGACGACACCCTCGTCGGGGTCGACTCGCGAACCGTCGACACTGATCGCCTCGAGACCCACTACCTCGAGTCGGGCGGCAACGATCGAGCCACAGACGAGGGCCGGACTATCGTCTTTCTCCACGGAAACGTCTCGTCCTCGCGGTTCTTCGAGGACGTGATGGCCGACCTGCCGGGTCGCCACCACGCGATCGCGCCCGATCTGCGGGGGTACGGCGATTCGGAGACGAAACCGATCGACGCGACGAACGGCCTCGGCGACTTCGAGGGGGACGTTCGCGCGCTAGTCGACGAACTCGACCTCGAGCGGCCGTTCGTCCTCGTCGGCTGGTCGAACGGCGGCGGGGCCGCGATGCGATACGCGATCGACCACCCCGACGACGTCGCCGACCTCGTCCTCGTCAATCCGCTCTCGCCGTACGGCTTCGGGGGGACGAAAGACGTCGAGGGGACGCCGTGTTTCGACGACTACGCCGGCTCCGGCGGCGGGATCGGCAACGACGGCTTCGTGGCAGGCCTCGAGAACCGCGACCGGAGCGAGGAGGGCCAGACCTCCCCGCGAAAGGTGCTGCGAACCTACTACGTCGATCCGACCCACGAGTTCGACGACGACCGGGAGGAGTCGTATCTGACCGGCATGCTCGATACGGTGACCGGCGACGAGCACTATCCTGGCTCCTCGAAACCGAGCGATAACTGGCCGGGTATCGCTCCGGGAGAAACAGGCGTGAACAACGCGATCTCGCCGAAGTACTGCGACCTCGAGAGGATCACCGAGATCGACCCCGACGAGAAACCGCCCGTGTTGTGGATCCGCGGCGATTCCGACCAGATCGTCTCGAACGCCTCCCTCTTCGATCTGGGAACGCTCGGTCGGATGGGCGAACTGCCGGACTGGCCCGGCGAGGACGTCTTCCCGCCCCAGCCGATGGTCGACCAGACCCGCGCCGTCCTCGAGACCTATGCCGACCGCGGCGGTGAGTTCGAGGAGGTCGTCTTCGGCAATACGGGGCATACGCCGCATCTCGAGGTCCCCGGCGACTTCTTGGACCGACTCGAATCCGTTCTGGACGGCTGA
- the dph5 gene encoding diphthine synthase, producing MLTFIGLGLYDERSITVEGRDALQAADRVYAEFYTSRLIGTTIEDLESYHETEIEVRDRAGVEQHPEDMLEAAESEDVAFLTAGDTMISTTHVDLRLRAHDRGIETRVIHGVTAQTATSALTGLQNYRFGKATTLPFPYAHGAEGLPASVTETIDDNRADGLHTVVYLDIKAEREEYMTADVGAELLAEAYPDLVGVVVARAGSPDPLVEAGTMTELADREFGDPLHLLVVPGECHLLEADALVELAGADRDALEIA from the coding sequence ATGCTCACCTTCATCGGCCTCGGTCTCTACGACGAGCGCTCGATCACCGTCGAGGGGCGCGACGCCCTGCAGGCGGCCGACCGCGTCTACGCCGAGTTCTATACCAGCCGGTTGATCGGAACGACGATCGAGGACCTCGAGTCTTACCACGAGACAGAGATCGAGGTCCGGGACCGCGCCGGTGTCGAACAGCATCCCGAGGACATGCTCGAGGCGGCCGAGAGCGAGGACGTCGCGTTCCTGACGGCGGGCGACACGATGATCTCGACGACCCACGTCGACCTCCGGCTGCGGGCCCACGATCGCGGGATCGAGACGCGAGTGATCCACGGCGTCACTGCCCAGACGGCCACCAGCGCGCTCACCGGGCTGCAGAACTACCGGTTCGGGAAGGCGACGACGCTGCCGTTTCCCTACGCCCACGGGGCCGAAGGCCTCCCCGCGAGCGTGACGGAGACGATCGACGACAACCGGGCCGACGGCCTGCACACGGTCGTCTATCTGGACATCAAAGCGGAGCGGGAGGAGTACATGACCGCCGACGTCGGTGCCGAGTTGCTCGCCGAGGCGTACCCCGACCTCGTGGGCGTCGTCGTCGCTCGCGCGGGCAGCCCCGATCCGCTCGTCGAGGCCGGGACGATGACCGAGCTGGCCGACCGGGAGTTCGGCGACCCGCTGCATCTGCTCGTCGTTCCCGGGGAGTGTCACCTGCTCGAGGCCGACGCGCTGGTCGAACTGGCGGGGGCCGACCGTGACGCCCTCGAGATCGCCTGA
- a CDS encoding Rieske (2Fe-2S) protein, producing the protein MSVRTRLTTVETVYENRSWLFTVRDQYGEPDEVVLVPCEDGVEHGSTGSRSGDDDTGRRSASSEPSVADAPDDGVEAWINRCTHEAQRLDTGRGVAMRDGQIICPKHGSMFDACSGYCDNGEAADTTLPSVDVTVEDGVVYLTDDDVTFAHEGGIDDGGDDDGPASTSHIGF; encoded by the coding sequence ATGAGCGTGCGAACACGACTCACGACCGTCGAGACGGTCTACGAGAATCGCTCGTGGCTGTTCACGGTTCGAGATCAGTACGGAGAGCCCGACGAAGTGGTCCTCGTTCCCTGCGAAGACGGTGTCGAGCACGGTTCGACAGGCAGTCGGTCCGGGGACGACGACACCGGAAGGCGCTCCGCGTCTTCCGAGCCCTCGGTCGCTGACGCTCCCGACGACGGGGTCGAAGCGTGGATCAACCGCTGCACGCACGAAGCACAGCGGCTCGATACGGGCCGCGGGGTCGCGATGCGCGACGGCCAGATCATCTGTCCGAAACACGGGTCGATGTTCGACGCCTGCTCGGGCTACTGCGACAACGGCGAGGCGGCCGACACGACGCTGCCGTCCGTCGACGTCACGGTCGAGGACGGCGTCGTCTATCTGACCGACGACGACGTGACCTTCGCCCACGAGGGCGGCATCGACGACGGAGGCGATGACGACGGCCCGGCGTCGACCTCTCACATCGGCTTCTGA
- a CDS encoding class I SAM-dependent methyltransferase, with translation MEVPCVRVAPENGEATRTALADADLIDDEYEIAVEDGWLYIPVIDPDSVRDVLEDADVVSRTVAERESQTTPADLLAFDPTYERLGEAALIDEDDSERARAIADAVLESDLPAETVLNKASKVKGETRVRDWELLAGENTEVVHREYGCEFLLDLAEVYFSPRLATERHRVAEQVDAGERAFDMFAGVGPFVIPFAKRGTECVGVDINADAIDYLRENARRNGVDDRVTAINDDVREVAAEYEGWADRIVMNLPHSADEFLESAVTLASEDCTLHYYDIQHEDDPFGPGERAIRAAAQPEYEVTVETRHTVRSYAPHELNVCLDVRLER, from the coding sequence ATGGAAGTCCCGTGCGTTCGCGTCGCGCCCGAGAACGGAGAAGCCACGCGCACGGCGCTCGCCGACGCGGACCTGATCGACGACGAGTACGAAATCGCCGTCGAGGACGGCTGGCTCTACATTCCGGTCATCGATCCCGATTCCGTTCGGGACGTACTCGAGGACGCCGACGTCGTCTCGCGCACGGTCGCCGAGCGCGAGAGTCAGACGACGCCCGCCGATCTCCTCGCGTTCGACCCGACTTACGAGCGCCTCGGCGAGGCCGCGCTCATCGACGAGGACGATTCAGAACGCGCGCGCGCAATCGCGGACGCCGTTCTCGAGTCCGATCTCCCCGCGGAGACGGTTCTGAACAAGGCCTCGAAGGTCAAAGGCGAGACGCGAGTCCGAGACTGGGAGCTGCTCGCGGGCGAGAACACGGAGGTCGTCCACCGCGAGTACGGCTGTGAGTTCCTGCTGGATCTTGCCGAGGTCTACTTCTCGCCGCGGCTCGCGACCGAACGACACCGCGTGGCCGAGCAGGTCGATGCGGGCGAGCGCGCCTTCGATATGTTCGCCGGCGTCGGTCCGTTCGTGATCCCGTTCGCGAAACGCGGCACGGAGTGCGTCGGGGTCGATATCAACGCGGACGCGATCGACTACCTCCGCGAGAACGCGCGCCGAAACGGCGTCGACGATCGGGTAACCGCGATCAACGACGACGTCCGCGAGGTCGCCGCCGAGTACGAGGGCTGGGCCGACCGAATCGTGATGAACCTCCCCCACAGCGCGGACGAGTTCCTCGAGTCAGCCGTGACCCTGGCGAGCGAGGACTGTACGCTCCACTATTACGACATTCAACACGAGGATGACCCCTTCGGGCCGGGCGAACGCGCGATCCGCGCGGCCGCGCAGCCGGAGTACGAGGTCACCGTCGAAACCCGCCACACCGTCCGGTCGTACGCCCCACACGAGCTGAACGTCTGTCTTGACGTCCGACTCGAGCGATAA
- a CDS encoding energy-coupling factor transporter transmembrane component T family protein — MLTYDPDDTFAHRLDPRTKLAVQIGFAATALAHPTPRALLVLSAVTAVALVAARVPLGRALSAYRFALFILALAPLLSGVTLGAPWFDRSAATTSALASYRVLLILLVSAAYVRSTPVRDSRAAIQRTIPGKPGQILGIGVGLVFRFLPVLRGDLRTIREAMAARLGTERGVVDRASTVGVLGLTRAFDRADRLSLALQARCFAWNPTLPPLTFSRADYPVLVLAVTLACSAFV, encoded by the coding sequence ATGTTGACCTACGACCCCGACGACACGTTCGCACACCGGCTCGATCCCCGGACGAAGCTGGCAGTGCAGATCGGGTTCGCCGCCACCGCCCTGGCGCATCCGACGCCGCGAGCGTTGCTCGTCCTCTCGGCGGTGACGGCGGTCGCGCTGGTCGCGGCGCGCGTTCCGCTCGGCCGCGCGCTCTCGGCCTACCGGTTCGCGCTGTTCATCCTCGCGCTCGCACCGCTGCTCTCAGGGGTGACGCTCGGCGCGCCTTGGTTCGATCGTTCGGCCGCGACGACATCGGCGCTGGCGAGCTACCGAGTCCTGCTCATCCTGCTCGTCAGTGCGGCCTACGTTCGCTCGACCCCGGTTCGGGACTCTCGAGCGGCGATTCAGCGAACGATTCCCGGCAAACCGGGGCAGATACTCGGCATCGGCGTCGGGCTCGTCTTCCGATTTCTCCCCGTGCTTCGGGGCGACCTCCGGACGATCCGCGAGGCGATGGCCGCCCGGCTGGGGACCGAACGCGGGGTGGTCGACCGCGCCAGCACGGTCGGCGTGCTCGGATTGACACGGGCCTTCGACCGTGCCGATCGACTCTCGCTCGCGCTGCAAGCGAGATGCTTCGCGTGGAACCCCACCCTCCCGCCGCTGACCTTCTCGCGGGCCGACTACCCTGTGCTCGTCCTCGCGGTCACCCTCGCGTGCTCCGCGTTCGTCTGA